Proteins co-encoded in one Lynx canadensis isolate LIC74 chromosome C1, mLynCan4.pri.v2, whole genome shotgun sequence genomic window:
- the MAST2 gene encoding microtubule-associated serine/threonine-protein kinase 2 isoform X8 encodes MEERLAEFISSNTPDSVLPLADGTLSFIHHQVIEMARDCLDKSRSRLITSHYFYELQENLEKLLQDAHERSESSEVAFVMQLVKKLMIVIARPARLLECLEFDPEEFYHLLEAAEGHAKEGQGIKCDIPRYIVSQLGLTRDPLEEMAQLSSYDSPDTPETDDSVEGRGASLTKKTPSEEDFETIKLISNGAYGAVFLVRHKSTRQRFAMKKVNKQNLILRNQIQQAFVERDILTFAENPFVVSMFCSFETKRHLCMVMEYVEGGDCATLLKNIGALPVDMVRLYFAETVLALEYLHNYGIVHRDLKPDNLLITSMGHIKLTDFGLSKIGLMSLTTNLYEGHIEKDAREFLDKQVCGTPEYIAPEVILRQGYGKPVDWWAMGIILYEFLVGCVPFFGDTPEELFGQVISDEIVWPEGEDALPPDAQDLTSKLLHQNPLERLGAGSASEVKQHPFFTGLDWTGLLRQKAEFIPQLESEDDTSYFDTRSERYHHVDSEDEEEVSEDGCLEIRQFSSCSPRFSKVYSSMERLSLLEECRAPPPTKRSLSEEKDDRSDGLAGLKGRDRSWVIGSPEILRKRLSVSESSHTESDSSPPLTVRRRCSGLLDAPHFPEGPEEASSTPRRQQLEGTWLLTPPSGEGVSGPVPERPVERRLKLDEEPVGQSCSSSPGVAQQVARRPGMEDAAGRQGGEAPLHCRFQCSLGPTALETRGGRGTPQLTEGATAKAISDLAVRRARHRLLSGDSAEKRTTRPINKVIKSASATTLSLLIPTEHTCSPLASPMSPHSQSSNPSSRDSSPSRDFLPALSSSRPPIVIHRAGKKYGFTLRAIRVYMGDSDVYTVHHMVWHVEDGGPASEAGLRQGDLITHVNGEPVHGLVHTEVVELILKSGNKVSISTTPLENTSIKVGPARKGSYKAKMARRSKRSRGKDGQESKKRSSLFRKITKQASLLHTSRSLSSLNRSLSSGESGPGSPTHSHSLSPRSPTQGYRVTPDALHSVGGNSSQSSSPSSSVPSSPAGSGHTRPSSLHGLAPKLQRQYRSPRRKSAGSIPLSPLAHTPSPPPAASPQRSPSPLSGHGAQAFPTKLHLSPPLGRQLSRPKSAEPPRSPLLKRVQSAEKLAAALAASEKKLATSRKHSLDLPHPELKKELPPREVSPLEVVGTRSVLSGKGSLPGKGVLQPSPSWALGALRQDRAERRESLQKQEAIREVDSSEDDTEEGPENSQGVQEPSLAPSPEVGRDPPLRGAGEGEEEDAFLSRDPKSQGSAAPGLLTEITLKDPGMEGPSVPQRRLGIPQAFEEAASSSSPAPSLGKAGPTDPIPPEGCWKAQHFHTQALTALCPSSSGLLPTSPSAVASTSGEPGPWAWKFLIEGPDRASPSRKATMEGGMASSQDLETITPVHSENLSPRQEVKSWPPGAPGPVHPPCEFPRQTWLWEPECAQIEKEEPALGITKVPDASGDRKQDIPRRSCPLTQEPGPSLLRRGRDPAGPQKHQDLALVPDELLKQT; translated from the exons ATGGAAGAGCGTCttgcagaattcatttcctccaACACTCCAGACAGTGTGTTGCCCTTGGCAGATGGAACCTTGAGCTTTATTCATCATCAGGTGATTGAGATGGCCCGAGACTGCCTGGATAAATCTCGGAGTCGTCTCATTACATCACACTACTTCTATGAGCTTCAAGAGAATTTAGAGAAACTTCTGCAAGAT GCTCATGAGCGCTCAGAGAGTTCAGAAGTGGCTTTTGTGATGCAGTTGGTGAAGAAACTGATGATTGTCATTGCCCGCCCAGCTCGGCTCTTGGAATGCCTG GAGTTTGACCCTGAAGAGTTCTACCACCTGTTAGAAGCAGCCGAGGGCCATGCCAAAGAGGGACAAGGGATTAAATGTGACATTCCCCGCTACATCGTTAGTCAACTGGGCCTCACACGGGATCCCCTAGAGG AAATGGCCCAGTTGAGCAGCTATGACAGTCCTGACACTCCAGAGACAGATGATTCAGTTGAG GGCCGTGGGGCATCTCTGACTAAAAAGACACCCTCTGAAGAAGACTTTGAGACCATTAAGCTCATCAGCAATGGCGCCTATGG GGCTGTATTCCTGGTGCGGCATAAGTCCACTCGGCAGCGCTTTGCCATGAAGAAGGTCAACAAGCAGAACTTGATCCTACGGAACCAGATCCAGCAGGCCTTCGTGGAGCGTGACATACTGACTTTTGCCGAGAACCCCTTTGTCGTCAGCATGTTCTGCTCCTTTGAGACCAAGCGCCACCTGTGCATGGTGATGGAGTATGTGGAAG GAGGAGACTGTGCTACTCTGCTGAAGAACATCGGGGCCCTGCCTGTGGACATGGTGCGTCTGTACTTCGCAGAAACCGTGCTAGCCCTGGAGTACTTACACAACTATGGCATCGTGCACCGTGACCTCAAGCCTGACAA CCTCCTGATTACTTCCATGGGGCACATCAAGCTTACTGACTTTGGCCTTTCTAAAATTGGCCTCATGAGCCTGACAACAAACTTGTATGAGGGCCACATTGAAAAGGATGCCCGGGAGTTCCTGGACAAGCAG GTATGCGGGACCCCGGAGTACATTGCGCCTGAGGTGATCCTGCGTCAGGGCTATGGGAAGCCAGTGGACTGGTGGGCCATGGGCATAATCCTGTATGAGTTCCTGGTGGGTTGCGTCCCTTTCTTTGGAGATACTCCGGAGGAGCTCTTTGGGCAAGTGATCAGTG ATGAGATTGTGTGGCCTGAGGGGGAGGATGCACTGCCGCCAGATGCCCAGGACCTCACCTCTAAACTGCTCCACCAGAACCCTCTGGAGAGATTGGGTGCAG GCAGTGCTTCTGAGGTGAAGCAGCATCCGTTCTTTACTGGTCTGGACTGGACAGGACTTCTTCGCCAGAAGGCTGAATTTATTCCTCAACTGGAGTCAGAGGATGATACCAGCTACTTTGACA CCCGCTCCGAGCGCTACCACCACGTGGACTCAGAGGATGAGGAAGAAGTGAGTGAGGATGGCTGCCTGGAGATCCGCCAGTTCTCATCGTGCTCTCCAAGGTTCAGCAAG GTGTACAGTAGCATGGAGCGGCTGTCCCTGCTTGAGGAGTGCCGggcaccaccccccaccaagCGCAGCCTGAGTGAGGAGAAGGACGACCGCTCTGATGGCCTGGCGGGGCTGAAGGGCCGAGACCGGAGCTGGGTGATTGGCTCCCCTGAGAT ATTGCGGAAGAGGCTGTCAGTGTCAGAGTCATCCCACACGGAGAGCGACTCAAGCCCTCCACTGACAGTGCGACGCCGCTGCTCAGGTCTCCTGGATGCTCCTCACTTCCCTGAGGGCCCTGAGGAGGCTAGCAGCACCCCCAGGAGGCAGCAGCTGGAGGGTACATGGCTTCTGACACCTCCATCTGGAGAAGGGGTATCTGGGCCTGTCCCTGAACGGCCAGTAGAGCGGCGACTGAAGCTAGATGAGGAGCCTGTTGGCCAGAGCTGCAGCTCCAGTCCAGGTGTGGCCCAGCAGGTGGCCAGGAGGCCAGGAATGGAGGACGCTGCAGGCAGGCAGGGGGGTGAGGCTCCACTGCATTGCAGGTTTCAGTGCTCACTTGGGCCCACAGCTCTGGAGACTCGAGGAGGCCGTGGGACCCCACAGCTGACTGAGGGAGCCACAGCCAAGGCCATCAGTGACCTGGCGGTACGCAGGGCCCGCCACCGACTGCTCTCCGGGGACTCAGCAGAAAAGCGCACCACTCGCCCCATCAACAAAGTGATCAAGTCCGCCTCAGCCACAACCCTGTCCCTCCTCATTCCTACAG aACACACCTGCTCTCCATTGGCCAGCCCCATGTCCCCACATTCCCAGTCATCCAACCCGTCATCCAGGGACTCTTCTCCAAGCAGGGACTTTTTGCCAGCCCTCAGCAGCTCGAGGCCCCCCATCGTCATCCACCGAGCTGGCAAGAAGTATGGCTTCACCTTGCGGGCCATCCGTGTCTACATGGGTGACTCAGACGTCTACACTGTGCACCACATGGTGTGG CACGTGGAGGATGGAGGTCCAGCCAGTGAGGCAGGGCTTCGTCAGGGTGACCTCATCACTCATGTCAACGGGGAGCCTGTGCATGGACTGGTGCACACAGAAGTGGTGGAGCTGATTCTGAAG AGTGGAAACAAGGTGTCTATTTCAACAACGCCCTTGGAGAACACATCCATTAAAGTGGGGCCAGCTCGGAAGGGCAGCTATAAGGCCAAGATGGCCCGAAGGAGTAAGCGGAGCCGGGGCAAAGATGGGCAAGAAAG CAAAAAAAGGAGCTCCCTGTTCCGGAAGATCACCAAGCAGGCATCCCTGTTGCACACCAGCCGTAGCCTTTCCTCCCTTAACCGCTCCTTATCATCAGGGGAGAGCGGGCCAGGCTCTCCTACACACAGCCACAGCCTTTCCCCCCGATCTCCCACTCAGGGCTACCGGGTGACCCCTGATGCTCTGCATTCAG TGGGAGGAAATTCATCACAGAGCAGCTCCCCCAGCTCCAGCGTGCCCAGTTCTCCAGCCGGCTCTGGGCACACACGACCCAGCTCCCTGCACGGCCTGGCACCCAAGCTCCAGCGCCAGTACCGCTCTCCACGGCGCAAGTCGGCCGGCAGCATCCCTCTGTCACCGCTGGCCCATACCCCTTCCCCACCGCCAGCAGCTTCACCCCAGCGCTCCCCATCACCCCTTTCTGGACATGGAGCCCAGGCCTTCCCCACCAAGCTTCACTTGTCGCCTCCTCTGGGCAGGCAGCTCTCACGACCCAAGAGTGCAGAGCCGCCCCGCTCACCACTACTTAAGAGGGTACAGTCAGCTGAGAAACTGGCAGCTGCGCTTGCTGCTTCCGAGAAGAAGCTAGCCACTTCTCGGAAGCATAGCCTTGACCTGCCCCACCCCGAGCTAAAGAAGGAACTGCCGCCCAGGGAAGTCAGCCCTCTAGAGGTGGTTGGGACCAGGAGTGTGCTGTCTGGGAAAGGGTCACTGCCAGGGAAGGGGGTGCTGCAGCCTTCTCCCTCATGGGCCCTAGGCGCTCTCCGACAGGACCGGGCTGAACGGCGAGAGTCGCTGCAGAAGCAGGAAGCCATCCGTGAGGTTGACTCTTCAGAGGATGACACCGAGGAGGGGCCGGAGAACAGCCAAGGTGTACAGGAACCAAGCTTGGCACCAAGCCCAGAAGTGGGCCGGGACCCACCCCtcagaggagcaggagagggtgaggaagaggaTGCCTTCTTGTCTAGGGACCCCAAGAGCCAGGGCTCAGCGGCCCCAGGCCTGTTGACAGAGATCACACTGAAGGATCCCGGAATGGAAGGCCCTAGTGTCCCCCAGAGGAGGCTTGGGATCCCACAAGCCTTTGAGGAGGCTGCCAGCTCCTCATCACCGGCCCCCAGCCTAGGTAAGGCTGGACCCACAGACCCTATCCCTCCTGAAGGCTGCTGGAAGGCCCAGCACTTCCATACCCAGGCACTAACAGCACTTTGTCCTAGCTCTTCAGGACTTCTCCCTACCAGTCCCTCTGCTGTCGCCTCGACCTCTGGAGAGCCAGGCCCATGGGCCTGGAAATTTCTTATTGAGGGTCCAGACAGGGCATCCCCAAGCAGAAAGGCAACAATGGAAGGTGGGATGGCCAGCTCCCAGGATTTGGAAACCATAACTCCAGTCCACTCAGAGAACCTGTCTCCCAGACAGGAGGTGAAGTCATGGCCACCTGGTGCCCCTGGGCCGGTCCATCCACCTTGTGAGTTTCCCCGCCAAACCTGGCTGTGGGAGCCCGAATGTGCACAAATAGAGAAAGAGGAGCCAGCCCTGGGCATCACCAAAGTGCCTGATGCCTCAGGTGATAGGAAGCAGGACATTCCACGCAGAAGCTGCCCTCTCACCCAGGAGCCTGGGCCCAGCCTGCTCCGGAGAGGCCGAGACCCAGCAGGCCCTCAAAAGCATCAGGACTTGGCATTGGTGCCTGATGAGCTTTTAAAGCAAACCTAA